The proteins below come from a single Dasypus novemcinctus isolate mDasNov1 chromosome 22, mDasNov1.1.hap2, whole genome shotgun sequence genomic window:
- the LOC101420935 gene encoding olfactory receptor 14C36-like yields the protein MTNSTIMTEFLLVGFANGWKLRFLNSMLFLLMYLATMLGNLLIVTVSTIDKNLHTPMYFFLRNLSILDMCYISVTVPNACVNFLTDNRAISVAGCATQIFLVIYCGYVEVMFLTFMARDRYVAICQPLHYPIIMNPRVCDYMTLISVISGLAYSGFHTANTFRLPFCQSNVIHQFFCDIHSLLILSCSDTFYNEIANLVSAMVFGGGCFLLIAMSYFHIFSTAVKFPTSRERGKAFSTCVPHILVVSVFLISGIYVNLKSSVTIEPIHDMILSTFYTIVPPLLNPIIYSLKNKQVKEALRKLILR from the coding sequence ATGACCAATTCCACTATAATGACTGAGTTTCTCCTTGTGGGCTTTGCTAATGGGTGGAAGCTAAGGTTCCTGAACTCCATGTTATTCCTACTGATGTATTTGGCCACTATGTTAGGGAATCTTCTCATTGTCACTGTCAGCACCATCGACAAGAACcttcacacacccatgtacttcttcctcaggAATCTGTCCATCTTAGACATGTGCTACATTTCTGTCACTGTCCCCAATGCCTGTGTCAACTTTCTCACTGACAACAGAGCTATATCAGTGGCTGGATGTGCAACACAGATCTTCCTGGTCATTTACTGTGGATATGTGGAAGTGATGTTCCTCACCTTCATGGCCCGGGACCgttatgtggccatctgccaacCCCTCCATTACCCTATAATAATGAATCCTCGGGTCTGTGACTATATGACATTGATTTCAGTCATCAGTGGCCTGGCTTACTCAGGATTCCACACTGCCAACACATTCCGGCTCCCCTTCTGCCAGTCCAATGTGATCCATCAGTTCTTTTGTGACATCCACTCTTTGCTGATACTCTCATGCTCTGACACATTCTACAATGAGATTGCAAATCTTGTCTCTGCTATGGTGTTTGGTGGTGGCTGCTTTCTCTTAATTGCAATgtcttattttcatatattttcaacTGCAGTTAAGTTTCCAACCAGCAGAGAGCGAGGAAAGGCTTTTTCCACCTGTGTCCCTCACATACTTGTGGTGTCTGTTTTCCTAATCTCTGGCATCTATGTGAACCTAAAATCTTCAGTTACCATTGAACCAATTCATGACATGATCCTTTCCACATTTTATACCATTGTTCCTCCGTTACTGAATCCTATTATCTATAGTCTTAAAAATAAACAGGTAAAGGAAGCACTAAGGAAATTAATATTAAGATAA